The Drosophila nasuta strain 15112-1781.00 chromosome 2L, ASM2355853v1, whole genome shotgun sequence genome window below encodes:
- the LOC132797030 gene encoding synaptosomal-associated protein 25-like — translation MAAAMKNKLHTEQQLKSVDSLESTRRILSMTEELNEMEIRSLNPLYDQGELLDRIEEGMDRNNADMREEEKNLSGMEKYYGISVLPCNKIILKDDWKANDMESELENPNKQIEPINAKDGVNQVSKFNDQL, via the coding sequence ATGGCTGCAGCTATGAAGAATAAACTACACACCGAGCAGCAGCTCAAATCAGTTGATTCCTTGGAAAGTACTCGTCGCATACTCAGCATGACGGAAGAACTCAACGAGATGGAAATTCGCTCTCTTAATCCTTTGTATGATCAGGGCGAGCTATTGGATCGCATTGAGGAGGGAATGGATCGCAATAATGCGGATATGCGTGAGGAGGAAAAGAATCTCAGCGGCATGGAGAAATATTATGGCATCAGCGTGCTGCCgtgtaataaaattattctGAAGGATGACTGGAAAGCGAATGATATGGAATCCGAATTGGAGAacccaaacaaacaaatcgaaCCCATCAATGCCAAGGACGGTGTTAATCAGGTGTCAAAATTTAATGATCAATTATAA
- the LOC132796951 gene encoding synaptosomal-associated protein 25-like codes for MAAAVKNKPRNAQVVNDSLESTRRILSMVEESEEAGNRTLVALGDQGEQLDRIEEGMDRIHADMRKAEKNISGMEKYCGICVLPWKKVNLKDDSVWKANDDGKVVASQPQRVIDERKRNEMGQPAQSGYVARITNDAREDEIDANLGQVNSILGNLRNMAIDMGSELDNQNKQIERINAKADSNNSRVDGANKRVNNLLKS; via the coding sequence ATGGCTGCCGCTGTGAAGAATAAACCACGCAACGCTCAAGTTGTCAATGATTCCTTGGAAAGTACTCGTCGCATACTCAGCATGGTGGAGGAATCCGAGGAGGCGGGCAATCGCACTCTTGTAGCGTTGGGTGATCAGGGCGAGCAATTGGATCGCATTGAAGAGGGAATGGATCGCATTCATGCGGATATGCGTAAGGCGGAAAAGAATATCAGCGGCATGGAGAAATACTGTGGCATCTGTGTGCTTCCATGGAAGAAAGTTAATCTGAAGGACGATAGCGTCTGGAAGGCGAATGATGATGGCAAAGTTGTTGCAAGTCAGCCGCAGCGGGTGATCGATGAAcgcaaacgaaatgaaatgggACAACCAGCGCAATCGGGATATGTGGCACGAATAACGAACGATGCACGTGAGGATGAAATAGATGCGAATTTGGGGCAGGTAAATTCGATATTGGGCAATTTGCGTAACATGGCGATTGATATGGGATCCGAGTTGgacaaccaaaacaaacaaatcgaaCGCATCAATGCCAAGGCTGATTCCAACAATTCGCGCGTGGACGGTGCTAATAAACGCGTAAATAATTTGCTCAAGAGTTAA